The genomic segment ATCTTCTGGTGGCGGTCGAGGTCCGGTCGGTCAACCACCGATTCTGCGAGGTGGCGGCTCGCCTTCCCAGGTCCCTCTCGGCATACGAAACCCGTTTTCGGAAGGTGATCCAGAGCCGGGTCGCCCGGGGACGGGTCGATCTGACGGTGAACGCCGGCGGCGACCGCCAGGTGAAGCGAGTGGCCGTCGACCTCGCGCTCGCCCGGCAGTATTACGACGCGTATCGGAACTTGAAGGAGCAACTGGGGCTGGCTGGGGAGGTGTCTTTGGAGGCGGTGATTTCGGCGCGAGACGTCTTCGCGTGCGTCGACCCCGAGGTCGACCCCGCGGCGTTGGCCGAGCACGTGGAACCGCTGATCGTCAGGGCGTTGGACGGCCTGGATGGCATGCGGCGACAAGAAGGCGAGGCCATTGCGCGGGACGTGGCGCAGCGGCTGCATCGGGTGGCAGCCACGCTCGAACGCGTTGAGGGCCGGGCGCCCCGCATGATGGCGGAGTACGCGACGCGATTGCGGGCACGGGCCAGCGCGTTGGCCGAAGGCCTCGACATCGACCCGAGCCGCCTCGCGCAGGAGGTCGCGCTGTACGCCGAGCGGTGCGACTACACCGAGGAGGTCACGCGAATACGCAGCCATCTGGCCCAGTGTGAACAGGCGCTGACGAGCGGCGGATCGATCGGGCGGGTGCTAGACTTCCTGGTGCAGGAATTGAATCGCGAGGTCAACACGATCGGCTCCAAGGCCAATGATGCGGAGGTGACCTCGGCGGTCGTGGCCGTGAAAAGCGAGTTGGAAAAGGTCCGTGAGCAGGTCCAGAATCTGGAATAGTCGCGGAGAGGAGCAGAGGGCGTGACTG from the Nitrospirota bacterium genome contains:
- a CDS encoding YicC/YloC family endoribonuclease, producing MTGYGRAEAPFGDLLVAVEVRSVNHRFCEVAARLPRSLSAYETRFRKVIQSRVARGRVDLTVNAGGDRQVKRVAVDLALARQYYDAYRNLKEQLGLAGEVSLEAVISARDVFACVDPEVDPAALAEHVEPLIVRALDGLDGMRRQEGEAIARDVAQRLHRVAATLERVEGRAPRMMAEYATRLRARASALAEGLDIDPSRLAQEVALYAERCDYTEEVTRIRSHLAQCEQALTSGGSIGRVLDFLVQELNREVNTIGSKANDAEVTSAVVAVKSELEKVREQVQNLE